Proteins encoded together in one Lathyrus oleraceus cultivar Zhongwan6 chromosome 5, CAAS_Psat_ZW6_1.0, whole genome shotgun sequence window:
- the LOC127079962 gene encoding uncharacterized protein LOC127079962: MVYGHDAVLPVEIQVQAVRTQRRYEIPSKDYWSIMTEELVDVDEERMLALDSLQRQKEKVSRTYNKKVKGKVFAVDDLVWRVILPMDRNDRVLGKWSPNWEEPFKVLQAFSNNAYEVEELAPDRRILRVNGKYLKKYRPLLQEVKILTD; encoded by the coding sequence ATGGTGTATGGGCATGACGCAGTGTTGCCAGTAGAGATTCAGGTCCAGGCGGTCAGAACCCAAAGGCGGTATGAAATACCTTCTAAGGATTACTGGAGTATAATGACAGAAGAACTGGTCGACGTAGATGAAGAAAGAATGTTAGCTTTGGATTCCCTACAAAGGCAGAAAGAAAAAGTCTCCAGAACCTACAATAAAAAGGTGAAAGGTAAAGTGTTTGCTGTCGACGATCTGGTTTGGAGAGTGATCCTGCCTATGGACAGAAATGATAGAGTCTTGGGTAAATGGTCCCCTAATTGGGAAGAACCGTTTAAGGTTTTGCAAGCCTTTTCTAACAACGCCTACGAGGTCGAGGAGTTGGCACCAGATAGGCGAATCCTAAGAGTGAATGGAAAGTACTTGAAAAaatataggcctctccttcaGGAGGTCAAGATTTTGACAGACTAA